One part of the Dyadobacter sp. 676 genome encodes these proteins:
- a CDS encoding acyltransferase has translation MDRKHRLLELDALRGIAAIAVVLFHFTMNENREHFGWQFRFGVTGVDLFFMISGFVIYMTAGHIRHWMDFIVFRFARLYPAFWCCLFITSIFMAWYEPSHVDLKQIAANLTMAPAFFNQEDIDGSYWTLLVELLFYGWILLMLIAGKLSEITRIACFTLVAVLLFHMFAPQYPALYDFAGHKLQLINHFPLFFSGILFFQLKNGGNRFRILALLLFTLISSFYLHDKGGRAMYVVNFAEHCTLITLFHILFALLITGKLRFLAAKPLLYLGKISYCLYLIHQYVGTHLITSFTKGMGMNIHAALVVTIVIIIGLASLVTFFIEIPANAGIRNWYSASRNVLAAGEKAKRPFI, from the coding sequence ATGGATCGAAAGCACAGACTTCTCGAACTCGATGCACTGCGAGGCATTGCCGCGATCGCCGTGGTGCTGTTCCATTTTACCATGAATGAAAACAGAGAGCACTTCGGATGGCAATTCCGTTTCGGTGTAACCGGCGTCGATCTCTTTTTCATGATCAGCGGGTTCGTTATTTATATGACAGCCGGCCACATCCGGCACTGGATGGATTTCATCGTTTTCCGTTTCGCCCGGCTATATCCCGCGTTCTGGTGTTGCCTGTTCATTACATCGATTTTCATGGCCTGGTATGAACCTTCCCACGTCGATCTTAAACAAATCGCCGCGAACCTGACCATGGCCCCAGCGTTTTTCAATCAGGAGGACATCGACGGCTCCTATTGGACGTTGCTGGTCGAGTTGCTGTTCTACGGATGGATACTACTCATGCTGATCGCCGGAAAACTTTCCGAAATCACCCGGATAGCGTGCTTCACGCTGGTGGCCGTACTGCTGTTTCATATGTTTGCGCCGCAGTACCCGGCCCTCTATGATTTCGCCGGTCATAAATTACAGTTGATCAACCATTTCCCGCTGTTTTTCTCGGGTATTCTGTTTTTTCAGTTAAAGAACGGCGGAAACCGCTTCCGCATACTTGCCCTTTTACTGTTTACCCTGATTTCGTCTTTTTACTTGCATGACAAGGGCGGCAGGGCTATGTACGTAGTAAATTTCGCCGAGCATTGTACGCTCATTACGCTTTTCCACATCCTTTTCGCGCTGCTCATTACAGGGAAGCTCCGGTTCCTGGCTGCCAAACCGTTGCTCTATTTGGGTAAAATTTCCTATTGCCTCTATCTCATCCATCAATACGTGGGCACGCATCTGATCACCAGCTTTACGAAGGGAATGGGAATGAACATTCATGCCGCGCTGGTCGTCACGATCGTGATTATTATCGGACTGGCCTCCCTGGTCACTTTTTTTATCGAAATCCCGGCCAACGCTGGCATTCGCAACTGGTATTCCGCTTCGCGCAATGTTTTGGCCGCCGGCGAAAAGGCAAAACGGCCGTTCATTTAA
- a CDS encoding Rieske (2Fe-2S) protein, which yields MNSIDQGNMKRGEFLRSLGLSTSTLMAFWCLGTTMTACGSSDDDPDPNPDPGTGSGTGISGTTTGTAINFTVDMTKSPYNELKTAGTGKVIGDVLVAKTTGGSYVALSKICTHEGNPVAYRSSSNDVFCQSHGSTFSIAGAVTNGPAATPLKTYIVTVSADGNTLTVKA from the coding sequence ATGAACTCAATTGACCAAGGAAACATGAAGAGAGGCGAGTTTCTGAGAAGCCTCGGGCTTAGCACCTCAACGTTAATGGCATTCTGGTGCCTGGGCACGACTATGACTGCCTGTGGTTCCAGCGACGATGATCCGGACCCCAACCCGGACCCGGGAACAGGCTCAGGTACCGGAATATCCGGCACGACAACCGGTACGGCTATCAATTTTACGGTTGACATGACCAAGTCTCCTTACAATGAGCTGAAAACCGCTGGTACTGGCAAGGTAATCGGGGACGTGCTGGTAGCCAAAACGACCGGCGGCAGCTATGTGGCTTTGAGTAAAATTTGCACGCATGAAGGGAATCCTGTGGCATACAGGTCGTCGTCCAACGACGTTTTTTGCCAAAGCCATGGTTCTACGTTCAGCATTGCAGGTGCGGTGACGAATGGCCCGGCGGCAACTCCGCTCAAAACGTATATCGTGACCGTTTCCGCCGACGGGAATACTTTGACAGTGAAAGCTTAA
- a CDS encoding YceI family protein, giving the protein MKLHFFRVACLAMFGTALLSATAFAQMFATSGGNTKFSASTPLENIEAENKKSQVILNTANNEIAIRMNMREFSFPNKLMQEHFNENYIESEKYPTATFSGKVDKAPDYTKNGDYDVSATGKFTVHGVTKERTIKGKMKIEGGKITISSDFEVALVDHNIEVPKVVFVKIAQIIKVKAVYALTPYKK; this is encoded by the coding sequence ATGAAACTGCATTTTTTTCGTGTGGCCTGCCTGGCCATGTTCGGTACCGCTTTGCTTTCTGCGACCGCTTTTGCACAAATGTTCGCCACTTCGGGCGGTAATACGAAATTCTCGGCGTCGACACCGCTGGAAAATATCGAAGCGGAGAATAAAAAGTCGCAGGTGATCCTGAATACGGCCAACAACGAGATCGCGATCCGGATGAACATGCGCGAGTTTTCTTTCCCGAATAAACTGATGCAGGAGCATTTCAACGAAAATTATATCGAATCGGAGAAATATCCGACCGCTACCTTTTCGGGAAAGGTCGATAAGGCGCCGGATTATACCAAAAACGGTGACTACGATGTGTCGGCGACGGGGAAATTCACGGTGCATGGGGTTACCAAAGAGCGGACGATCAAAGGGAAGATGAAAATCGAGGGTGGCAAGATCACGATCAGCTCCGATTTCGAGGTGGCGCTGGTGGACCATAATATTGAAGTGCCGAAGGTGGTTTTTGTGAAAATCGCGCAGATTATTAAGGTAAAGGCCGTGTACGCGTTAACTCCGTACAAAAAATGA
- a CDS encoding glycoside hydrolase family 2 TIM barrel-domain containing protein, translating to MNHTVQAQAIPEWQDPQVISINTEKPRADFFPYPTEKAALAMDKKSPFVQSLNGTWKFKWAQHPSKAQLNFFDPKVSDANWDNIPVPSNWQIVGAREGRRYDRPIFSNIKHPFKATPPRITADTNAVGMYRTTFTVADVKDKQIFLHFGGVQSACYVWLNGVAIGYHEDGMTPFEFDVTEDVKQGVNNLAVEVINWSDGSYLEDQDFWRLSGIFRDVNLLLLPKVVLTDYSVRTILDANHENATLKLSAYVKNYGQQPIHAHQVLFTLYDASKNVVTTPVSQMVGTLEMGKEGAVRAEMPVVNPAKWSAETPNLYTLTVQLMNSDGKVLEATTQRVGFRDVKIKGGQLLVNGKAVTIKGVNRHEFDPETGRVISRESMIRDITLMKQHNINAVRTSHYPNASEWYDLCDQYGLYVMDEANIESHELWSKNIVLADNPQWRSAFLARGNAMVERDKNHPSVIIWSLGNESGMGQNFVDMGDFIKLADPTRPIHYEGRKDYKPTSVSSFDIISVMYPSTQDMIELVKKDKTRPLIVCEYAHGMGNSIGNLKEYWNVIEKYPTMQGGFIWDWVDQGLKLKRPDGTEYWDYFNYIDGANAGDGLVNPDRTPQPELNEVKKVYQYVKFEIPDTLKAGEKTITLHNSYDFQSLHAFELVWSVMENGKAAGKGGTITNLNALAHQKQQVTIPYELPAPAKPNAEYFLNLSLRLKEATSWAPKGHEVAWHQVPVVKPAAPRPNLSLYSERPLRIAQITAARVQISGQDFTVVFDKNEGGMISFKNKREEMLENGPYPNFWRVPTDNDEGGGAKSYATQWRNFGLDTLERVSSEMKTQRLTAQIYKVTLAQTLKQAKGEMEVQSAYTVYASGDIHVQNTFTPRGEWPPLAKVGMQLRMPATFTKTQWYGNGPHETYADRKTSGKVGIYAGTVAEQHFPYITPQENGNKTGVRWATITNAEGTGLLVLSDSAFNFNVHDYTDKNLLAAKRRAAVLNRGTATVVNIDLAQMGLGG from the coding sequence TTGAATCATACGGTTCAGGCCCAGGCCATTCCCGAATGGCAGGACCCGCAGGTAATCAGCATCAATACCGAAAAGCCCCGCGCCGATTTTTTCCCCTATCCCACGGAAAAAGCCGCATTGGCGATGGATAAAAAAAGCCCTTTCGTGCAATCGCTGAACGGTACCTGGAAGTTCAAATGGGCACAGCACCCTTCGAAGGCGCAACTGAATTTCTTCGATCCGAAGGTCTCCGATGCCAACTGGGACAATATCCCCGTTCCATCCAACTGGCAGATCGTGGGCGCACGCGAAGGCCGCAGATATGACCGGCCGATTTTCAGCAATATCAAACACCCTTTCAAGGCCACGCCGCCACGCATTACCGCCGACACCAATGCCGTGGGCATGTACAGAACCACTTTCACGGTCGCCGATGTGAAGGATAAACAGATATTCCTGCATTTCGGCGGCGTCCAATCGGCTTGCTATGTGTGGCTGAACGGCGTCGCGATCGGCTACCACGAGGATGGTATGACGCCATTCGAATTCGATGTGACGGAAGATGTGAAGCAGGGTGTGAACAACCTGGCCGTGGAAGTGATCAACTGGTCGGACGGCAGCTACCTCGAAGACCAGGATTTCTGGCGGCTTTCGGGCATTTTCCGGGATGTAAACTTGTTGCTCTTACCCAAAGTCGTTCTCACAGACTATTCGGTAAGGACGATCCTGGACGCCAACCATGAAAACGCGACGCTGAAACTGAGTGCGTATGTCAAGAACTACGGACAGCAGCCCATTCACGCGCACCAGGTACTTTTTACATTATATGATGCTTCCAAAAACGTCGTCACCACGCCGGTGAGCCAGATGGTCGGCACGCTGGAAATGGGCAAAGAAGGGGCAGTACGTGCCGAAATGCCGGTCGTTAATCCTGCTAAATGGAGCGCGGAAACACCGAATCTGTACACACTCACCGTACAATTGATGAACTCCGACGGCAAGGTCCTCGAAGCGACGACCCAGCGGGTAGGTTTCAGGGACGTGAAAATAAAAGGCGGCCAACTGCTCGTGAATGGCAAAGCGGTAACGATCAAAGGCGTAAACCGTCACGAATTCGACCCTGAAACAGGCCGGGTAATCAGCCGCGAATCGATGATCAGGGACATTACCTTAATGAAGCAGCACAATATCAATGCAGTGAGAACCTCGCATTATCCCAATGCTTCCGAATGGTATGACCTGTGTGATCAGTACGGCCTTTACGTAATGGACGAAGCTAATATTGAAAGCCACGAACTTTGGAGTAAGAACATTGTCCTGGCCGATAACCCGCAATGGCGCTCCGCCTTTCTGGCACGCGGCAATGCAATGGTGGAACGCGATAAAAACCATCCGTCGGTGATCATCTGGTCGCTCGGTAACGAATCGGGAATGGGCCAGAACTTCGTAGACATGGGCGATTTCATCAAGCTCGCCGATCCCACCCGGCCGATTCATTACGAAGGAAGGAAGGATTACAAACCAACGTCGGTGAGCAGCTTCGACATCATTTCGGTCATGTATCCTTCCACGCAGGACATGATCGAGCTGGTGAAAAAAGATAAAACCCGCCCGCTTATCGTATGCGAATATGCGCATGGAATGGGCAACAGCATCGGTAACCTGAAAGAGTACTGGAATGTTATCGAAAAATACCCGACCATGCAAGGCGGCTTCATCTGGGACTGGGTGGACCAGGGCCTCAAACTGAAACGTCCCGACGGTACCGAATACTGGGATTATTTCAACTACATCGATGGCGCCAATGCGGGCGACGGCCTCGTGAACCCCGACCGCACGCCCCAGCCTGAACTGAACGAGGTGAAGAAGGTGTATCAATATGTAAAATTCGAGATCCCGGATACGCTTAAAGCGGGTGAGAAGACCATTACACTGCACAATAGCTACGATTTCCAGTCCCTGCATGCATTTGAGCTCGTGTGGTCCGTAATGGAAAACGGCAAGGCGGCAGGCAAAGGCGGCACCATTACCAACCTGAACGCATTGGCACATCAAAAGCAGCAGGTTACCATTCCTTACGAACTCCCCGCCCCGGCAAAACCCAATGCGGAATATTTCCTGAACCTTAGCCTGAGACTGAAAGAGGCGACTAGCTGGGCACCCAAAGGTCATGAAGTAGCCTGGCACCAGGTTCCGGTAGTGAAACCGGCCGCCCCGAGGCCTAACCTGAGCCTGTACAGCGAACGGCCGCTCCGCATTGCACAGATCACCGCCGCACGCGTACAAATTTCCGGTCAGGATTTTACAGTCGTTTTCGACAAAAACGAAGGCGGTATGATTTCTTTCAAAAACAAAAGGGAAGAAATGCTCGAAAACGGCCCATACCCCAACTTCTGGCGTGTACCGACCGATAATGACGAAGGCGGCGGTGCGAAAAGCTACGCAACCCAATGGCGCAACTTCGGCCTCGATACCCTGGAACGTGTTTCTTCGGAAATGAAAACCCAGCGCCTGACTGCACAGATTTATAAAGTAACCCTCGCGCAAACCCTGAAACAGGCAAAGGGCGAAATGGAGGTGCAGTCGGCGTATACGGTGTATGCCTCGGGGGATATCCATGTACAAAACACATTTACGCCACGCGGCGAATGGCCTCCGCTGGCAAAAGTGGGGATGCAACTCAGAATGCCTGCCACTTTTACCAAAACCCAATGGTACGGCAATGGCCCGCATGAAACTTATGCGGATCGTAAAACGAGCGGGAAAGTAGGCATTTACGCCGGAACCGTTGCCGAGCAGCATTTCCCATACATTACCCCACAGGAAAACGGGAACAAAACAGGCGTCCGCTGGGCAACAATTACCAATGCGGAAGGCACCGGGCTGCTCGTGCTGAGCGATAGCGCATTCAATTTCAACGTCCATGATTATACGGACAAGAACCTGCTCGCCGCCAAACGCCGCGCCGCAGTGTTGAATCGCGGCACCGCGACCGTCGTCAACATCGACCTCGCACAAATGGGCCTGGGGGGGTGA
- a CDS encoding RNA polymerase sigma factor, translated as MPEYNSAVLQELLDGCLQKNRRSQELLYKQFYGYAMSICLRYTRSREEAKEILNDGFLKVFTKLESFDANRPFKTWLSRIMINTALDHYRQEVRRDVFDDVEVAEQVSVDETVISKLSHEELVGLIQRLTPAYRLVFSLSVIDGYTHEEIAEQLNISVGASKSNLSRAREKLREMLSRIKIDDYDRVAR; from the coding sequence ATGCCCGAGTATAACTCCGCCGTTCTTCAAGAACTACTCGACGGCTGTTTACAAAAAAACCGCCGAAGTCAGGAGCTGTTGTATAAACAGTTCTACGGCTATGCTATGAGCATCTGTTTGCGCTATACGCGCAGCAGGGAAGAAGCGAAAGAAATACTCAACGATGGATTTTTGAAGGTTTTCACGAAGCTGGAAAGTTTCGATGCAAACCGACCATTTAAAACCTGGTTGAGCAGAATCATGATTAATACGGCCCTCGATCATTACAGGCAGGAAGTTCGCAGAGATGTTTTTGACGACGTGGAGGTGGCGGAACAGGTGTCCGTCGACGAAACGGTTATCAGCAAGCTTTCCCACGAAGAGCTGGTCGGGTTGATCCAGCGTCTGACGCCCGCGTACCGGCTGGTATTCAGCCTGTCGGTCATCGACGGTTACACACACGAGGAAATTGCAGAACAGCTGAATATTTCGGTTGGGGCGTCAAAGTCGAATTTGTCGCGTGCAAGGGAAAAGTTGAGAGAAATGTTATCCAGGATTAAAATCGACGATTATGATAGAGTTGCCAGATGA
- a CDS encoding gamma-glutamylcyclotransferase family protein — MEKLYNLFTYGTLMQGYDNPYARKLRLSSSYIGKGYFNGKLFRVEWYPGALYEPDAPAHVHGEIYQLHSLEILKELDEYEDVLEDEAAGLYVRKVVPVRDGQGVVRDCWVYLYNQPVSDLPLIDDGYFKIRP; from the coding sequence ATGGAAAAGTTATATAATTTATTCACTTACGGCACTTTGATGCAGGGTTATGACAATCCGTACGCCCGGAAGCTCCGGTTGTCTTCAAGCTATATAGGAAAAGGGTATTTTAATGGAAAATTGTTTCGTGTGGAATGGTACCCGGGCGCGCTTTACGAGCCCGACGCACCTGCGCATGTACACGGGGAAATTTACCAGCTGCATTCGCTAGAAATACTGAAAGAACTCGATGAGTATGAGGATGTTCTGGAAGATGAAGCGGCGGGCTTGTATGTCAGGAAGGTAGTGCCCGTCAGGGACGGTCAGGGGGTAGTCAGGGATTGCTGGGTGTATTTGTACAATCAGCCGGTTTCGGATTTGCCTTTAATTGATGACGGTTACTTTAAAATTAGGCCCTGA
- a CDS encoding type III pantothenate kinase produces the protein MLLAVDLGNTDTVFGLYDSGNWEHVWRMRSLVQENEAHYESKLRLHFLEAGLWFGDVETVVLSSVVPALTPVILRMLRSLFGEDVIVVGPDIYPALSIAIDHPHEIGADLIANAVAVSTRYKENCVVVDFGTALTFTTVSKDNKILGVAILPGLVTAVKALFANTAQLPEVPLQLPPSAIGKNTVEAIQAGILLGYEGLVKSLLSRIRTELGGECMAVATGGLSSIIETLRDEFTEIDRKLTLDGLRIIGESLRA, from the coding sequence ATGCTGTTAGCCGTCGACCTTGGCAATACCGACACTGTTTTCGGGCTTTACGATTCCGGTAACTGGGAGCACGTCTGGCGGATGCGTTCGCTGGTTCAGGAGAACGAGGCGCACTATGAGTCGAAGCTGCGGTTGCATTTCCTGGAAGCGGGCCTGTGGTTCGGGGATGTGGAAACGGTCGTGTTGAGCAGCGTGGTACCGGCGTTGACGCCCGTCATCCTGCGAATGCTCCGTTCGCTGTTCGGTGAAGATGTGATCGTGGTGGGGCCGGATATTTACCCCGCATTGTCCATCGCGATCGATCACCCGCACGAAATCGGCGCCGACCTGATCGCCAATGCCGTTGCGGTTTCAACCCGGTACAAAGAGAATTGCGTGGTTGTCGATTTCGGTACCGCATTGACATTCACCACTGTTTCCAAAGACAACAAAATACTGGGTGTGGCCATATTGCCGGGTTTGGTAACGGCGGTAAAGGCGTTGTTCGCCAATACCGCGCAGCTGCCCGAGGTGCCGCTGCAACTGCCGCCGTCAGCCATTGGCAAGAACACCGTCGAGGCCATTCAGGCGGGCATTTTACTGGGTTATGAAGGACTTGTAAAATCGCTGCTAAGCCGCATCCGCACAGAGCTGGGCGGCGAATGCATGGCCGTCGCGACGGGCGGGTTGTCGTCTATTATCGAGACCCTGCGCGATGAATTTACCGAAATCGACCGGAAGCTGACATTGGACGGCCTGCGCATTATCGGCGAAAGCCTCAGGGCCTAA
- a CDS encoding TonB-dependent receptor, translated as MYEKNLGTKQKALRINLDRRIYGSFAEIGAGQETAAYFFKAGGASGTIAKTMSAYDMTFSDAIYGTEEGGRYVVESRLMKMLNREYNLVEKRLSEKRGVDSTFFAFANTVVALNFQKTNESHGWIGLQFQLTPMGPTNYVVIHVRMRDDENILQQQALGIIGVNLIYGCYYYYKSPEILLMSLMDDLTTDRIEIDMVRFSGPDFAKVDNRLMSLRLVKNGFTDAALFGSDGGVLQPSEALYKKHILMMRGRLRPITNVHIDLISNGQRQFLAEEDVDESKVVLISELTLHNLKAGDRDIDEKDFLDRVDILCSLGHMVMISNHHEYYRLVAYLSRLTKLKSGLLLGSPNLQDIFEEKHYQFLPGGILESFATLFSRKVKLYIYPTLQPDGSVYSCENFRVPDHLRPLFQYLIVNDKIEDIKNYNIEHMHITTDSVLEMIKRGEPGWEKLVPENVAQIIKEKALFGLPTESNYVDTVKQIHQAVGNL; from the coding sequence ATGTACGAAAAGAACCTTGGTACAAAACAAAAAGCATTAAGGATCAACCTCGACCGCCGGATCTACGGATCGTTCGCGGAAATCGGGGCGGGTCAGGAAACGGCGGCTTACTTTTTCAAAGCCGGCGGCGCATCGGGAACCATCGCTAAAACGATGTCGGCCTACGACATGACGTTCAGCGACGCGATATACGGGACAGAGGAAGGCGGGCGATATGTGGTGGAATCGCGCCTGATGAAAATGCTCAACCGGGAATATAACCTCGTGGAAAAGCGGCTTTCGGAAAAACGCGGTGTCGATAGCACATTCTTTGCTTTTGCCAACACGGTAGTGGCCCTCAATTTCCAGAAAACAAACGAGTCGCACGGCTGGATCGGTCTGCAATTCCAGCTCACGCCCATGGGGCCGACGAACTACGTCGTGATCCACGTGCGGATGCGCGACGACGAGAATATCCTGCAACAACAGGCTTTGGGGATTATCGGCGTGAACCTGATTTACGGTTGCTATTACTACTATAAATCGCCCGAAATCCTGCTGATGTCACTTATGGACGATCTGACGACCGACCGAATCGAGATCGATATGGTCCGTTTCAGCGGGCCGGATTTCGCGAAAGTTGATAACCGTTTGATGAGCCTGCGGCTGGTGAAGAATGGCTTCACCGATGCTGCGCTATTTGGTAGCGACGGCGGTGTTCTGCAACCTTCGGAAGCATTGTATAAAAAACACATCCTGATGATGCGCGGCCGCTTGCGCCCGATCACGAATGTGCATATCGACCTGATCAGCAACGGCCAGCGCCAGTTTCTGGCGGAGGAAGATGTGGATGAATCCAAAGTGGTACTCATTTCGGAGCTGACATTACATAACCTCAAAGCAGGCGATCGCGATATCGACGAAAAGGATTTCCTCGACAGGGTGGATATTCTCTGTTCGCTCGGGCATATGGTGATGATTTCCAACCACCACGAATACTATCGTCTGGTGGCCTATTTGTCGCGATTGACGAAGCTGAAATCCGGCCTGCTGCTCGGTAGTCCCAATTTGCAGGACATTTTCGAAGAAAAGCATTACCAGTTCTTGCCCGGCGGGATCCTCGAATCTTTCGCGACGCTGTTCAGCCGGAAGGTGAAGCTTTACATTTACCCGACGTTGCAGCCGGACGGCTCCGTTTACAGCTGCGAAAACTTCCGTGTGCCGGATCATTTGCGGCCGTTGTTCCAATATCTGATTGTGAACGACAAGATCGAGGATATCAAGAACTACAACATCGAGCACATGCACATTACCACCGACTCGGTGCTGGAAATGATCAAGCGCGGCGAGCCGGGCTGGGAGAAGCTCGTACCGGAGAATGTGGCTCAGATTATTAAGGAGAAAGCGCTGTTCGGGTTGCCCACCGAGAGTAATTATGTCGATACGGTGAAGCAGATTCACCAGGCTGTGGGGAATTTGTAA
- a CDS encoding DUF5777 family beta-barrel protein codes for MKVLRLLVMLMCSSTVLYAQDDLLNELSKQDSAQTVQVTATFKSTRVVNGHSVETMKKNHLDLRISHRFGKLNSGAYQFFGLDQATMRLGLEYGLTDDLMIGVGRSTSQKVYDFFGKYKLLKQSAGARNMPVSVTLFGGTGVATVDKEREFQDKLYYTAQVLVARKFGERLSLQLSPTYLYRTMPAVQGDDKVLLAVGIGGRFKLSKRVSLNGEYFYTAREKNTLTAPYHDSMSFGVDIETGGHVFQLHFTNSLGMIEKQFIGETTGSWGKGDIHYGFNISRTFSFDKKNKKQPN; via the coding sequence ATGAAAGTACTCCGCCTACTCGTGATGTTGATGTGTTCATCAACAGTATTATATGCACAGGACGATCTGCTGAACGAGCTGTCGAAGCAGGACAGCGCCCAAACCGTTCAGGTAACCGCTACCTTCAAGTCGACTCGCGTCGTGAACGGCCATTCGGTGGAAACGATGAAAAAAAATCATCTCGATTTACGGATCTCGCACCGCTTCGGCAAACTGAATTCAGGTGCTTACCAGTTCTTCGGGCTCGATCAGGCGACGATGCGGCTGGGGCTTGAATACGGGCTTACCGACGATTTGATGATAGGGGTCGGCCGCAGTACGTCGCAGAAAGTGTATGACTTTTTCGGCAAATACAAATTGCTCAAACAGAGCGCCGGTGCGCGGAATATGCCGGTTTCGGTGACGTTATTCGGCGGAACGGGCGTGGCTACGGTGGATAAGGAACGGGAGTTTCAGGATAAGCTGTATTACACCGCCCAGGTACTCGTAGCGCGGAAATTCGGGGAACGATTGTCGCTGCAATTATCGCCAACTTATTTGTACCGTACCATGCCGGCTGTGCAAGGCGACGATAAAGTATTGCTGGCGGTAGGTATCGGCGGTCGTTTCAAGCTCTCGAAACGCGTTTCGCTGAATGGCGAATACTTTTATACGGCCCGCGAAAAGAATACACTTACGGCCCCTTACCACGATTCGATGTCGTTCGGCGTGGATATAGAAACCGGCGGGCATGTTTTCCAGCTGCATTTCACCAATTCCCTCGGCATGATCGAGAAACAGTTTATCGGCGAAACCACCGGAAGCTGGGGCAAAGGGGATATTCACTACGGGTTCAATATTTCCCGTACATTCAGTTTCGACAAGAAGAACAAGAAGCAGCCAAACTGA